A window of Streptomyces marispadix contains these coding sequences:
- a CDS encoding YlbL family protein, whose amino-acid sequence MPRRTATMLASTLLLIAMLCAGLLIQVPYAEMSPGPTVNTLGEHDGEPVLNIKDHRTYDTSGHLNMTTVRVTGADYRMNLLEAVGGWLEHDSAVVPHSTLYPEDKSAKEVDQQNAEEFSASQESAKVSALRELGIRVPSYIVVGSVVKGGASEGRLHAGDLIRSVDGKPVKDPESVADVVTRHKPGEKVRFEVVPAAKVKAAQKAGKKPSARDAEQITVGTKKAEDDGRAIVGIQPATGHIFPFGIDIKLADVGGPSAGLMFSLGIVDKLTREDLTGGSFVAGTGTIDDKGKVGAIGGIQMKTVAARAKGAKYFLTPAANCQAAAKDRPAGLTLVKTGTIGDAMDALKKIREDDTGGLSRCKAS is encoded by the coding sequence ATGCCACGACGCACCGCGACGATGCTCGCGTCCACGCTGCTCCTCATAGCGATGCTCTGTGCCGGGCTGCTCATCCAGGTGCCCTACGCGGAGATGTCGCCCGGCCCGACCGTCAACACCCTCGGTGAGCACGACGGAGAGCCGGTGCTCAACATCAAGGACCACAGGACGTACGACACGTCGGGCCATCTGAACATGACGACGGTCCGCGTCACGGGCGCCGACTACCGGATGAATCTGCTGGAGGCCGTCGGCGGCTGGCTCGAGCACGACAGTGCGGTGGTGCCGCACTCGACGCTCTACCCGGAGGACAAGTCGGCCAAGGAGGTCGACCAGCAGAACGCCGAGGAGTTCAGCGCCTCGCAGGAGAGCGCGAAGGTCTCGGCGCTGCGGGAGCTGGGGATCCGCGTCCCCTCGTACATCGTCGTGGGGTCCGTGGTGAAGGGCGGTGCGTCCGAGGGCAGGCTGCACGCCGGGGACCTCATCCGCAGCGTCGACGGCAAGCCCGTGAAGGACCCCGAGAGCGTCGCGGACGTGGTGACCCGGCACAAGCCGGGGGAGAAGGTCCGCTTCGAGGTCGTCCCGGCGGCGAAGGTCAAGGCGGCGCAGAAGGCGGGGAAGAAGCCGTCGGCGCGCGACGCGGAGCAGATAACCGTCGGCACGAAGAAGGCCGAGGACGACGGCCGGGCGATCGTGGGCATACAGCCGGCGACCGGCCACATCTTCCCGTTCGGCATCGACATCAAGCTCGCCGACGTCGGCGGGCCGAGCGCCGGGCTGATGTTCTCGCTCGGCATCGTCGACAAGCTGACCCGCGAGGACCTCACCGGCGGTTCCTTCGTGGCGGGCACCGGCACCATCGACGACAAGGGCAAGGTCGGAGCCATCGGCGGCATCCAGATGAAGACCGTCGCCGCCCGCGCCAAGGGCGCCAAGTACTTCCTGACCCCCGCGGCCAACTGCCAGGCCGCGGCGAAGGACAGGCCCGCCGGACTCACGCTCGTGAAGACCGGCACCATCGGCGACGCCATGGACGCGCTGAAGAAGATCCGCGAGGACGACACGGGCGGTCTCTCGCGCTGCAAGGCGAGCTGA
- a CDS encoding PPA1309 family protein: protein MDNLPTDGTPLAADPLTRAVLELDEYAAGLGWDQPSRLFALVDTARLRAEEPEIAGQLGLDEDAGQQADSLTPVEQDELPTGAPLDEFLATIAWPEAVAGCAMTVERLMLPQSAEAAVPEELQEEGAEEQLSQWVADHPERQEVRLTVAVLRDGKRESALRLREKDSATEVLTGAGLVPGLADALAATFEE from the coding sequence ATGGACAACCTCCCCACCGACGGCACGCCTCTCGCAGCCGATCCGCTCACCCGAGCGGTGCTGGAACTCGACGAATACGCGGCGGGCTTGGGCTGGGACCAGCCCAGCCGCCTCTTCGCCCTCGTCGACACGGCCCGACTGCGCGCGGAGGAGCCCGAAATAGCAGGTCAGCTCGGTCTCGACGAGGACGCCGGGCAGCAGGCCGACTCCCTCACCCCCGTCGAACAGGACGAGCTGCCGACCGGTGCTCCCCTCGACGAGTTCCTGGCGACGATCGCCTGGCCCGAAGCCGTCGCGGGCTGCGCGATGACGGTCGAGCGGCTGATGCTGCCGCAGTCGGCGGAGGCTGCGGTTCCGGAGGAGCTCCAGGAGGAGGGCGCCGAGGAGCAGCTCTCGCAGTGGGTCGCCGACCACCCCGAACGTCAGGAGGTGCGGCTCACCGTGGCCGTGCTGCGGGACGGCAAGCGCGAATCGGCGCTGCGGCTGCGCGAGAAGGACAGCGCCACGGAGGTGCTCACGGGGGCGGGCCTGGTGCCGGGGCTGGCCGACGCGCTGGCGGCGACCTTCGAGGAGTAA
- a CDS encoding UPF0182 family membrane protein translates to MRTLAFQMPDRGSGGPSGPRIRVGRPSRRARTLLMTVGVLAVLAMLFVMFAGFWTDWLWYRSVHYSAVFTKTLWTKIGMFAVFGLLMAAAVGLNLWLAHKLRPPLSAMSLEQQSLDRYRMGIAPYKKWVLLGVTALVGLIAGASAAGQWRTWLLWVNSVSFGKTDPQFGKDISFYAFDLPWYRFLLSFGFAAVVLSLLAAALVHYLYGGLRITTPGARATAQATGHLSVLLGFFVTLKAVAYWLDRYGLAVKTGDFKATDNWTGLKFVDANAYLPAKTILFCIAIICALLFFSTIWRRTWQLPVIGFGLMVLSAVLIGGLYPAIVQKFQVQPNEQAKETPYIKKNIKATREAYGIDASQVRDYSGTSKAGKEQLRQAADDTASTRLLDPNVVSPTFQQKQQVRGYYQFPAVLDVDRYKNKDGEEQDTVVGLREINTDGIPEKNWINEHFKYTHGYGMVAAKGTTVDKDGAPAFTEQDLPPKGDKGKYEGRVYYGEKTNQYSIVGGPQKELDYADDKGEKTYTYKGKSGVDLTSPVNRAAYAVNFNEPQILYSGAIGEGSRILYNRTPKERVEAVAPWLTIDGDPYPAVVDGRIKWIIDAYTTSDNYPYSSRTTLGDTTEDSLTDGQRAVVARQNRVNYIRNSVKATVDAYSGKVEMYQWDKKDPVLKTWMKAFPDTVKPKSAIGDDLMDHLRYPQDLFKVQRELLTRYHVTSPSQFYSGSERWQIPDDPTHKGNAVPPYYLSLQMPDEKKQSFSLTTTFNPNNRETLGAFMAIDADPRSTGYGKIKMLRLPSNTTVSGPSQVQSKFNSDPSIAESLNLLKRGDSEIEYGNLLTVPLEGGLLYVEPVYVRGAGTNYPRMRKVLVTYGERIAFEDTLGEALDKVFDSKGDSGSDTGGQPEEPPSSGDASVREALKNVQDAYDAGQDALEKGDWKAYGKAQDDLRDAIKEAQDAENKAEKGANKE, encoded by the coding sequence GTGCGCACCTTGGCTTTCCAGATGCCGGACCGTGGCTCAGGCGGTCCCTCAGGGCCACGGATCAGAGTAGGACGGCCGTCGCGGCGTGCCCGTACGCTGCTGATGACCGTCGGCGTTCTCGCAGTGCTCGCCATGCTCTTCGTGATGTTCGCCGGGTTCTGGACCGACTGGCTGTGGTATCGCTCGGTCCACTACAGCGCGGTCTTCACCAAGACGCTGTGGACGAAGATCGGCATGTTCGCCGTCTTCGGGCTGCTGATGGCGGCCGCGGTGGGTCTCAACCTCTGGCTCGCGCACAAGCTGCGGCCTCCGCTGAGCGCCATGTCGCTGGAGCAGCAGAGCCTCGACCGGTACCGGATGGGCATCGCCCCGTACAAGAAGTGGGTGCTGCTGGGGGTCACCGCCCTCGTCGGTCTGATCGCGGGCGCCTCCGCGGCGGGCCAGTGGCGCACCTGGCTGCTGTGGGTCAACTCCGTGTCGTTCGGCAAGACGGACCCGCAGTTCGGCAAGGACATCTCCTTCTACGCCTTCGACCTGCCCTGGTACCGCTTCCTGCTCAGCTTCGGCTTCGCCGCCGTGGTGCTGTCGCTGCTGGCCGCGGCCCTCGTGCACTACCTCTACGGCGGGCTGCGCATCACGACGCCCGGCGCCCGCGCCACCGCGCAGGCGACGGGCCATCTGTCGGTGCTGCTGGGCTTCTTCGTCACGCTGAAGGCCGTCGCCTACTGGCTCGACCGGTACGGACTGGCCGTGAAGACGGGCGACTTCAAGGCGACGGACAACTGGACGGGTCTGAAGTTCGTCGACGCCAACGCCTATCTCCCGGCGAAGACCATCCTCTTCTGCATCGCGATCATCTGCGCCCTGCTCTTCTTCTCCACGATCTGGCGCCGCACCTGGCAGCTCCCGGTGATCGGCTTCGGGCTGATGGTCCTCTCCGCGGTCCTGATCGGCGGGCTGTACCCGGCGATAGTCCAGAAGTTCCAGGTCCAGCCGAACGAGCAGGCCAAGGAGACGCCGTACATCAAGAAGAACATCAAGGCCACGCGTGAGGCGTACGGCATCGACGCCTCCCAGGTGAGGGACTACTCGGGCACCAGCAAGGCCGGCAAGGAGCAGCTCCGTCAGGCCGCCGACGACACGGCGAGCACGCGGCTGCTCGACCCCAACGTCGTCTCGCCCACGTTCCAGCAGAAGCAGCAGGTCCGGGGCTACTACCAGTTCCCCGCCGTGCTCGACGTGGACCGCTACAAGAACAAGGACGGCGAGGAGCAGGACACCGTCGTCGGTCTGCGTGAGATCAACACCGACGGCATCCCCGAGAAGAACTGGATCAACGAGCACTTCAAGTACACCCACGGCTACGGCATGGTCGCCGCCAAGGGCACCACCGTGGACAAGGACGGCGCCCCCGCCTTCACCGAGCAGGACCTGCCGCCCAAGGGCGACAAGGGCAAGTACGAAGGGCGCGTCTACTACGGGGAGAAGACCAACCAGTACTCGATCGTGGGCGGTCCGCAGAAGGAGCTGGACTACGCGGACGACAAGGGGGAGAAGACCTACACCTACAAGGGCAAGAGCGGAGTCGACCTCACCAGCCCCGTCAACCGGGCCGCGTACGCGGTGAACTTCAACGAGCCGCAGATCCTCTACTCCGGTGCGATCGGCGAGGGTTCGCGGATCCTGTACAACCGCACCCCGAAGGAGCGGGTCGAGGCCGTCGCGCCCTGGCTGACGATCGACGGCGACCCCTATCCGGCGGTCGTCGACGGCCGGATCAAGTGGATCATCGACGCCTACACGACGTCGGACAACTACCCGTACTCATCGCGTACGACGCTGGGCGACACCACGGAGGACTCGCTGACGGACGGCCAGCGTGCTGTCGTCGCCCGGCAGAACCGGGTCAACTACATCCGCAACTCCGTGAAGGCCACGGTCGACGCGTACAGCGGCAAGGTCGAGATGTACCAGTGGGACAAGAAGGACCCGGTGCTGAAGACCTGGATGAAGGCGTTCCCCGACACGGTCAAGCCGAAGAGCGCGATCGGCGACGACCTGATGGACCATCTGCGGTATCCCCAGGACCTGTTCAAGGTGCAGCGGGAGCTGCTGACGCGGTATCACGTGACCTCGCCTTCGCAGTTCTACAGCGGCAGTGAGCGCTGGCAGATCCCGGACGATCCGACGCACAAGGGCAACGCCGTACCGCCGTACTATCTGAGCCTTCAGATGCCGGACGAGAAGAAGCAGTCGTTCTCGCTGACGACGACCTTCAACCCCAACAACCGGGAGACGCTGGGCGCGTTCATGGCGATCGACGCCGATCCGCGCAGCACCGGCTACGGCAAGATCAAGATGCTGAGGCTGCCGTCCAACACCACGGTGTCCGGGCCGTCGCAGGTGCAGAGCAAGTTCAACTCCGATCCCAGCATCGCCGAGTCGCTCAACCTCCTCAAACGCGGCGACTCCGAGATCGAGTACGGCAACCTGCTGACGGTGCCCCTGGAGGGCGGCCTGCTCTACGTCGAGCCGGTGTACGTGCGCGGCGCCGGCACCAACTACCCGCGCATGCGGAAGGTGTTGGTCACCTACGGCGAGCGCATCGCCTTCGAGGACACCCTGGGCGAGGCCCTCGACAAGGTCTTCGACAGCAAGGGCGATTCCGGCTCCGACACCGGCGGCCAGCCGGAGGAGCCGCCGTCGTCCGGCGACGCCTCGGTACGTGAGGCGCTGAAGAACGTGCAGGACGCCTACGACGCCGGACAGGACGCGCTGGAGAAGGGCGACTGGAAGGCGTACGGCAAGGCGCAGGACGACCTGAGGGACGCCATCAAGGAAGCCCAGGACGCCGAGAACAAGGCCGAAAAGGGCGCGAACAAGGAGTAG
- a CDS encoding tetratricopeptide repeat protein, with product MGFMGDKVRLEAPPGTGSSPAAVDSGAEDVRDIGALSVLGAKLLRNGDLDRAEAPLRAATAAGDRAAANNLGVLLHQRGHEDEAAGWWRVAAVAGSAAAAHALGRHHRERGDEPAAHYWLLHAAECGHALGAYALADLLDHRGEDGAEAWFRAAAEQGHREAAYRLAQIVAARAAEITAEGEENEQTGERREAAEREAEQWFRQAAARGHRRAALRLGAILERRGELKEAGRWYLTSAKEGEPRAACALGFLLRDAGDEESAALWWRRAAEDGDGNAANALGALHADRGERQAAERWYRVALEAGCDNGAFNLGLLCAAQGRTAQAEQWYRRAAYAGHREAANALAVLLLQRGDADGAEPWFSKAAEAGSVDAAFNLGILHVGRGDHGTARVWYARAAAAGHTEAALQVGIALLREGDEQGAERRLRCAAGGGSIEGAFRLAVLLQRRRPREADGTGATSSVSSRDEHEEWYERAAEQGHRRAQVRLGMCLAARGEIVDAARWYRVAAEAGSPNGAFNLGLLLAREGSEPEAALWWTRAAEAGHGRAALRLALLSARRGELETGQRWCARAVELGPAEVAERAAKLHDALRSELTA from the coding sequence ATGGGGTTCATGGGGGACAAGGTGAGGCTGGAGGCTCCGCCGGGTACCGGCTCGAGTCCGGCCGCTGTTGACAGCGGGGCCGAAGACGTAAGAGACATCGGGGCGTTGAGCGTTCTCGGCGCCAAGCTGTTGCGCAACGGGGATCTCGACCGGGCGGAGGCTCCGCTGCGGGCTGCCACCGCGGCCGGCGACCGGGCCGCCGCCAACAATCTGGGGGTTCTGCTCCACCAGCGCGGCCATGAGGACGAGGCCGCCGGCTGGTGGCGCGTCGCCGCCGTCGCGGGTTCCGCCGCGGCGGCACACGCACTCGGAAGGCACCACCGCGAGCGCGGTGACGAACCGGCGGCGCACTACTGGCTGCTGCACGCCGCCGAGTGCGGGCACGCACTGGGGGCGTACGCGCTGGCGGATCTGCTCGACCACCGTGGGGAGGACGGCGCGGAGGCCTGGTTCCGTGCCGCCGCCGAGCAGGGTCACCGCGAAGCCGCGTACCGGCTGGCGCAGATCGTCGCCGCACGCGCCGCGGAGATCACAGCGGAGGGGGAGGAGAACGAGCAGACCGGGGAGCGCCGGGAGGCCGCCGAGCGCGAGGCGGAGCAGTGGTTCCGGCAGGCTGCCGCGCGCGGTCACCGCCGTGCGGCACTGCGGCTCGGCGCGATCCTGGAGCGCCGCGGCGAACTGAAGGAGGCCGGGCGCTGGTATCTGACGTCCGCCAAGGAGGGCGAGCCGCGTGCCGCATGCGCGCTGGGCTTCCTGCTCCGAGACGCGGGCGACGAGGAGAGCGCCGCGCTGTGGTGGCGCCGTGCCGCCGAGGACGGCGACGGCAACGCTGCCAACGCACTTGGCGCGCTGCACGCCGACCGCGGCGAGCGCCAGGCCGCCGAGCGCTGGTACCGCGTGGCACTCGAAGCGGGCTGTGACAACGGCGCGTTCAACCTCGGGCTGCTGTGCGCGGCACAGGGACGCACGGCGCAGGCCGAGCAGTGGTATCGCCGTGCGGCCTACGCGGGCCACCGTGAGGCGGCCAACGCGCTCGCGGTGCTGCTGCTCCAGCGTGGCGACGCCGACGGCGCCGAGCCCTGGTTCTCCAAGGCGGCCGAGGCAGGCAGCGTCGACGCCGCGTTCAACCTGGGCATTCTGCACGTCGGCCGGGGCGACCACGGTACGGCCCGCGTCTGGTACGCGCGTGCCGCGGCGGCGGGGCACACCGAGGCCGCGCTCCAGGTCGGCATCGCGCTGCTGAGGGAAGGCGACGAGCAGGGCGCGGAGCGCAGGCTGCGCTGCGCCGCCGGCGGCGGAAGCATCGAGGGCGCCTTCCGGCTGGCCGTGCTCCTTCAGCGCCGCAGGCCGCGCGAGGCCGACGGCACCGGTGCGACGTCGTCGGTCAGCAGCCGCGACGAGCACGAGGAGTGGTACGAGCGGGCCGCCGAGCAGGGCCACAGGCGTGCGCAGGTGCGCCTCGGCATGTGTCTGGCGGCGCGTGGCGAGATCGTCGACGCGGCCCGCTGGTACCGCGTAGCCGCGGAGGCAGGAAGCCCCAACGGGGCGTTCAACCTCGGGCTGTTGCTGGCCCGTGAGGGCAGCGAGCCGGAGGCGGCCCTGTGGTGGACGCGTGCAGCGGAGGCCGGACACGGGCGCGCTGCGCTCCGTCTCGCGCTGCTGAGCGCGCGCCGGGGCGAGCTGGAGACGGGGCAGCGCTGGTGTGCGCGAGCCGTCGAACTCGGACCGGCAGAGGTGGCGGAACGTGCGGCGAAGCTGCATGACGCCCTGCGGTCCGAACTGACCGCCTGA
- a CDS encoding Fur family transcriptional regulator, whose translation MSDLLERLRDRGWRLTAQRRVVAEVLDGDHVHYTADEVHARAAARLPEIARATVYNTLSELVAIGEVIEVSTDGRAKRYDPNARHSHQHLVCSKCGTIRDVHPSGDPLAGLPETERYGFTISDATITYRGTCPQCAAD comes from the coding sequence ATGAGCGACCTGCTGGAGCGGCTTCGAGACCGCGGCTGGCGGCTCACCGCGCAGCGGCGAGTCGTCGCCGAAGTCCTCGACGGCGATCACGTGCACTACACGGCCGACGAGGTTCATGCGCGCGCAGCCGCACGTCTGCCCGAGATCGCACGGGCCACCGTCTACAACACGCTGAGCGAACTCGTCGCCATCGGCGAGGTGATCGAGGTCAGCACGGACGGCCGTGCGAAGCGCTACGACCCCAACGCCCGCCATTCACATCAGCACTTGGTCTGCTCGAAGTGCGGCACGATCCGCGACGTGCACCCCTCGGGGGACCCGCTGGCCGGTCTTCCCGAGACCGAGCGCTACGGGTTCACGATCTCGGACGCCACCATCACCTACCGGGGCACCTGCCCCCAGTGCGCCGCCGACTGA
- a CDS encoding catalase produces MPTGPLTTEAGAPVADNQQSQTAGPGGPTLIQDQLLLEKLAHFNRERIPERIVHARGAGAYGTFTVTADVTRYTRAKFLSEVGKQTETFLRFSTVAGNLGAADAVRDPRGFALKLYTEEGNYDLVGNNTPVFFIRDAIKFPDFIHTQKRDPYTGSQEPDNVWDFWSLSPESTHQVTWLMGDRGIPATYRHMNGYGSHTFQWNNADGEVFWVKYHFKTDQGIQTLTNEEAEILAGKDPDSHQRDLREAIERGDYPSWTVQVQIMPAAEAPNYRFNPFDLTKVWPHEDYPPIEIGKLELNRNPQNIFAEVEQSVFSPHHFVPGIGPSPDKMLQGRLFAYGDAHRYRVGINADHLPVNRPHATTANSHGRDGVMYDGRHGGAKNYEPNSFDEVKQTGRPLWEPVAVSGFTGDHVTPSHAEDDDFVQAGNLYRLMPEDAKQRLIDNLAGFIARVSRDDIAQRAIENFRMADEDYGKRLEAAVQALRG; encoded by the coding sequence ATGCCCACCGGCCCGCTGACGACGGAAGCCGGCGCTCCGGTCGCGGACAACCAGCAGAGCCAGACCGCGGGCCCGGGCGGCCCCACCCTGATCCAGGACCAGCTCCTGCTGGAGAAACTGGCGCACTTCAACCGCGAACGCATCCCGGAGCGCATCGTCCACGCCCGGGGCGCCGGTGCGTACGGCACGTTCACGGTGACCGCCGACGTGACGCGGTACACGAGGGCGAAGTTCCTCTCCGAGGTGGGCAAGCAGACGGAGACCTTCCTCCGCTTCTCGACGGTGGCCGGCAACCTCGGCGCGGCCGACGCCGTCCGCGACCCGCGCGGCTTCGCGCTGAAGTTGTACACCGAGGAGGGCAACTACGACCTCGTCGGCAACAACACCCCGGTCTTCTTCATCCGGGACGCCATCAAGTTCCCCGACTTCATCCACACCCAGAAGCGCGACCCGTACACCGGTTCCCAGGAGCCGGACAACGTATGGGACTTCTGGAGTCTCTCCCCGGAGTCGACGCACCAGGTGACGTGGCTGATGGGCGACCGCGGCATCCCCGCGACGTACCGTCACATGAACGGCTACGGCTCCCACACCTTCCAGTGGAACAACGCCGACGGCGAGGTCTTCTGGGTCAAGTACCACTTCAAGACCGACCAGGGCATCCAGACCCTCACCAACGAGGAAGCCGAGATCCTCGCCGGCAAGGACCCCGACAGTCACCAGCGGGACCTCCGCGAGGCCATCGAGCGCGGGGACTACCCGAGCTGGACGGTGCAGGTGCAGATCATGCCCGCGGCGGAGGCGCCCAACTACCGCTTCAACCCGTTCGACTTGACCAAGGTCTGGCCGCACGAGGACTACCCGCCGATCGAGATCGGGAAGCTGGAACTCAACCGCAACCCGCAGAACATCTTCGCCGAGGTCGAGCAGTCGGTCTTCTCCCCGCACCACTTCGTGCCCGGCATCGGGCCGTCCCCGGACAAGATGCTCCAGGGCCGTCTCTTCGCCTACGGCGACGCCCACCGCTACCGCGTCGGCATCAACGCCGACCACCTGCCGGTGAACCGGCCGCACGCCACGACCGCCAACTCACATGGACGAGACGGTGTGATGTACGACGGGCGGCACGGCGGAGCGAAGAACTACGAGCCGAACAGCTTCGACGAGGTGAAGCAGACCGGCAGGCCACTGTGGGAGCCGGTCGCGGTCTCGGGCTTCACGGGCGACCATGTGACGCCTTCGCACGCCGAGGACGACGACTTCGTCCAGGCCGGCAACCTCTACCGGCTGATGCCGGAGGACGCCAAGCAGCGTCTGATCGACAACCTCGCCGGGTTCATCGCGCGGGTCTCGCGTGACGACATCGCCCAGCGCGCCATCGAGAACTTCCGCATGGCGGACGAGGACTACGGCAAGCGACTGGAGGCCGCGGTACAGGCCCTGCGCGGCTGA
- a CDS encoding CBS domain-containing protein: protein MPTLVRDAMTTVVLTIGPAHTLRQAASLMSARRVGAAVVLDPDTSGLGILTERDILNSLGAGQDPDEETSQSHTTTDVVFASEEWTLEQASHAMTHGGFRHLIVLRAQEPVGIVSVRDIVRCWTGSAEAVETVEALGA from the coding sequence ATGCCCACCCTCGTCCGAGACGCAATGACCACTGTCGTCCTCACCATCGGCCCCGCACACACACTCCGCCAGGCCGCCTCGCTGATGTCGGCCCGGCGGGTCGGCGCAGCCGTGGTGCTCGACCCCGACACCAGCGGACTCGGCATCCTCACCGAGCGCGACATCCTCAACTCACTCGGCGCGGGCCAGGACCCGGACGAGGAGACCTCCCAGTCACACACCACGACCGACGTCGTCTTCGCCTCCGAGGAGTGGACCTTGGAGCAGGCGTCCCACGCGATGACCCACGGCGGATTCCGCCACCTGATCGTGCTGCGCGCACAGGAGCCCGTCGGCATCGTGTCCGTACGGGACATCGTGCGCTGCTGGACGGGCAGCGCCGAGGCGGTGGAAACCGTGGAGGCGCTGGGCGCATGA
- the hisN gene encoding histidinol-phosphatase: protein MPDYHDDLRLAHVLADAADAATMERFKALDLKVETKPDLTPVSEADKAAEELIRTSLKRTRPRDAVLGEEFGTEGHGSRRWIIDPIDGTKNYVRGVPVWATLIALTELGEGGDQPVVGLVSAPALNRRWWAAKGGGAYTGRSLSQATRLHVSGIEAVRDASFAYSSLHGWEERGMLPGFLELTRDCWRTRGYGDFWPYMMVAEGSVDACAEPELSLWDMAANTIIVQEAGGMFTGLDGRDGPHSGNALASNGLVHEEVLTYLTA from the coding sequence ATGCCGGACTACCACGATGATCTGCGTCTCGCCCACGTACTGGCCGACGCCGCCGACGCCGCGACGATGGAGCGGTTCAAGGCTCTCGACCTGAAGGTCGAGACGAAACCGGACCTGACTCCGGTGAGCGAGGCCGACAAGGCGGCCGAGGAGCTGATCCGCACCTCGCTCAAGCGCACGCGCCCGCGTGACGCGGTGCTGGGCGAAGAGTTCGGCACCGAAGGCCACGGTTCGCGCCGCTGGATCATCGATCCGATCGACGGCACGAAGAACTACGTACGCGGAGTCCCGGTCTGGGCGACCCTGATCGCACTGACCGAGCTGGGCGAGGGCGGCGACCAGCCCGTGGTCGGACTCGTCTCGGCCCCCGCGCTCAACCGCCGCTGGTGGGCGGCGAAGGGCGGCGGCGCCTACACCGGCCGCAGCCTCTCGCAGGCCACCCGCCTCCACGTCTCCGGCATCGAGGCCGTACGGGACGCCTCGTTCGCGTACTCCTCGCTCCACGGCTGGGAGGAGCGCGGCATGCTCCCGGGCTTCCTCGAACTGACCAGGGACTGCTGGCGCACCCGCGGATACGGGGACTTCTGGCCGTACATGATGGTCGCCGAGGGCTCGGTCGACGCCTGCGCCGAACCCGAGCTGTCCCTGTGGGACATGGCCGCGAACACGATCATCGTGCAGGAGGCCGGCGGCATGTTCACCGGTCTCGACGGCAGGGACGGCCCGCACAGCGGGAACGCACTCGCCTCCAACGGACTGGTGCACGAAGAGGTGCTCACCTATCTGACGGCCTAG
- a CDS encoding TetR/AcrR family transcriptional regulator, protein MPTARETLLEAAHTAVGAQPWAGVRMVDVANAAGVSRQTLYNEFGTKEGLGAALVGRLVDGFVEGAARAAAEGGRGGADPAASCASAAAWMLRTARDEPIVRAALTGCWGSPMPLPAGAVRENGAGEGFSRTGGPEGVRPGEPGALAARLCERVLAGLTPNGSSPGRLGLACEAGMRIALSFVVAPSKDRPDEEAVGQIREVVRALLAHPR, encoded by the coding sequence ATGCCTACTGCACGCGAGACATTGCTGGAAGCCGCACACACCGCGGTCGGTGCACAGCCCTGGGCGGGAGTGCGGATGGTGGACGTCGCCAACGCCGCGGGAGTCTCCCGGCAGACGCTCTACAACGAGTTCGGAACGAAGGAAGGGCTCGGCGCCGCCCTCGTCGGGCGCCTCGTCGACGGCTTCGTCGAAGGTGCGGCACGCGCGGCAGCCGAAGGCGGCCGTGGAGGCGCCGACCCCGCGGCGTCATGTGCCTCGGCGGCCGCCTGGATGCTGCGTACCGCCCGCGACGAGCCCATCGTCCGGGCCGCGCTCACCGGATGCTGGGGCTCGCCGATGCCGCTGCCCGCAGGTGCCGTACGGGAGAACGGTGCCGGTGAGGGCTTCTCCCGCACGGGCGGGCCCGAGGGCGTACGGCCGGGAGAGCCGGGGGCGCTGGCGGCCCGATTGTGCGAGCGCGTACTCGCCGGGCTCACGCCCAACGGCTCCTCGCCGGGCAGGCTGGGCCTGGCCTGCGAGGCGGGAATGCGGATCGCGCTGTCGTTCGTGGTCGCGCCCTCCAAGGACCGGCCCGACGAGGAGGCGGTGGGGCAGATCCGCGAGGTGGTACGGGCGCTGCTCGCCCACCCCCGCTGA
- a CDS encoding DMT family transporter, giving the protein MAAWLLVIVAGLLETGFAVCLKLSHGFTRLWPTVAFCAFALGSFGLLTLSLKRLEVGPAYAVWTGIGAAGTAVYGMLFLGDVVSALKLVSISLVVIGLVGLQFSGSVH; this is encoded by the coding sequence ATGGCAGCGTGGCTGCTGGTCATCGTCGCGGGTCTCCTGGAGACCGGCTTCGCGGTCTGCCTCAAGCTCTCCCACGGCTTCACCCGGCTGTGGCCGACCGTCGCGTTCTGCGCCTTCGCCCTCGGCAGCTTCGGCCTGCTGACGCTCTCACTGAAGCGGCTCGAAGTGGGCCCGGCGTACGCGGTGTGGACGGGCATCGGCGCCGCCGGCACGGCCGTCTACGGGATGCTCTTCCTCGGCGACGTCGTCTCGGCGCTGAAGCTGGTCTCGATCTCGCTGGTCGTCATCGGACTGGTGGGCCTCCAGTTCTCGGGAAGCGTCCACTAG